In Pseudomonas sp. MM213, a genomic segment contains:
- a CDS encoding AGE family epimerase/isomerase — translation MPHAPRSASQPELTALFAAVQQHFQDVIVPLWQGPGWNAELALPYEALDAEHHPLPPQRYRAMACARQLYLFSSLIGQVPGAKERAAALFRSLQQHFHDAEHGGWFYSIDPQGAPLDQRKDLYTHAFILFACAHYWDKVREPLVESVLNAVLEVLDQRFSSGDGLYEACLERDWSLLNTGPLQNPLMHLAEAFLATLSVREDLAVQRALVELCTAMQQRFIDPQHSVLMEKPLGSVDNWFEPGHQFEWYFLLESSPLLRGSKLHASVERAFAFTEQLGVDQSSGAVRAMLTLDGHSKDATQRIWAQAEYLRALTLRPDSGASVLHQLQALQQRSLHARGWYECRDENGEVSRQDMPSTTPYHLATCYRGLADYLR, via the coding sequence ATGCCTCATGCTCCCCGCTCCGCTTCCCAGCCTGAATTGACCGCTCTGTTTGCCGCGGTGCAACAGCATTTCCAGGACGTGATCGTGCCCCTCTGGCAAGGCCCCGGCTGGAATGCCGAACTGGCGCTGCCCTACGAAGCACTGGATGCCGAGCATCATCCCTTGCCACCGCAACGCTACCGGGCCATGGCCTGCGCGCGGCAGCTGTATCTGTTTTCCAGCCTGATCGGCCAGGTGCCGGGGGCGAAAGAGCGTGCGGCTGCGTTGTTCCGCTCGTTGCAGCAACATTTCCACGATGCCGAACACGGTGGCTGGTTCTACAGCATCGACCCGCAGGGCGCGCCGCTGGATCAGCGCAAAGATCTCTACACCCACGCCTTCATACTCTTCGCCTGCGCCCATTACTGGGACAAGGTTCGCGAACCGCTGGTGGAGTCAGTGCTCAACGCGGTGCTGGAAGTGCTTGATCAGCGCTTCAGTTCGGGCGACGGCTTGTACGAAGCCTGCCTTGAGCGTGATTGGTCGTTGCTGAACACCGGGCCGCTGCAAAACCCGCTGATGCACCTCGCCGAAGCGTTTCTTGCCACGCTATCAGTGCGTGAAGACCTCGCCGTGCAGCGTGCGCTCGTCGAGTTATGCACAGCGATGCAACAACGCTTTATCGATCCGCAACACAGTGTGTTGATGGAAAAGCCGCTGGGGTCTGTGGATAACTGGTTTGAACCGGGACACCAGTTCGAATGGTATTTCCTGCTGGAGTCTTCGCCGCTGTTGCGCGGTTCGAAACTGCACGCCTCTGTGGAGCGCGCCTTTGCGTTCACCGAGCAACTGGGCGTCGATCAATCGAGTGGCGCCGTGCGCGCGATGCTCACGCTCGACGGGCATTCGAAAGATGCCACCCAACGCATCTGGGCTCAGGCTGAATACCTGCGTGCGTTGACGCTGCGCCCGGACAGCGGGGCATCGGTATTGCACCAGTTGCAGGCGCTGCAACAGCGTTCTCTGCATGCGCGCGGCTGGTATGAGTGTCGTGACGAGAACGGTGAAGTGAGCCGGCAGGATATGCCGTCGACTACGCCTTATCACTTGGCGACCTGCTATCGCGGGTTGGCCGACTATCTTCGTTGA
- a CDS encoding HupE/UreJ family protein, with translation MTLKRILGAMALLLTPAIAFAHPGHGDNGLIAGISHPIGGLDHLLAMVAVGLWAAQQKGAARWALPCTFVGTMLIGGLLGFEGLNLPALESGIAASVLALGLAVALAVRPPLSVAVGATALFALFHGVAHGLELPDMSSPWAYAAGFVAATAALHAAGYALVRVLPQAAAPLVRLAGAASAATGVWLLAG, from the coding sequence ATGACACTTAAACGCATCCTGGGCGCCATGGCCCTGCTGCTGACTCCGGCCATCGCCTTCGCCCACCCCGGTCACGGCGACAATGGCTTGATCGCAGGCATCAGTCACCCGATTGGCGGCCTCGATCACTTGCTGGCGATGGTTGCCGTCGGACTGTGGGCGGCACAGCAGAAAGGCGCTGCACGCTGGGCGCTGCCGTGCACGTTCGTCGGCACCATGCTGATCGGCGGCCTGCTCGGTTTTGAAGGGCTGAACCTGCCAGCGCTGGAAAGCGGGATTGCGGCGTCGGTACTGGCGCTGGGGCTGGCGGTGGCGCTGGCGGTACGTCCGCCACTGAGCGTGGCGGTGGGTGCGACGGCGTTGTTTGCGTTATTCCATGGCGTGGCGCATGGGCTGGAATTGCCGGACATGTCGAGCCCTTGGGCGTATGCCGCGGGTTTTGTGGCGGCGACAGCGGCATTGCATGCGGCGGGTTATGCGCTGGTTCGCGTGTTGCCGCAAGCAGCGGCGCCGCTGGTTCGTCTGGCGGGTGCGGCGTCGGCGGCGACCGGGGTGTGGTTGTTGGCGGGTTGA
- the ureG gene encoding urease accessory protein UreG, translating to MNTQPLRVGIGGPVGSGKTALTLALCLALRERYNLAVVTNDIYTREDADFLVRNQALAPERIIGVETGGCPHTAIREDASINLEAVDQLNRRFPGLDLILVESGGDNLSATFSPELSDLTIYVIDVSAGDKLPRKGGPGICKSDLLVINKVDLAPLVGASLSMMDSDTKRMRNGKPFVFSNQKTGLGLEEIIAFIERQGLLTAA from the coding sequence ATGAACACACAACCTCTGCGCGTCGGCATCGGCGGCCCGGTCGGTTCCGGCAAAACCGCCCTGACGCTGGCCCTGTGCCTGGCGCTGCGCGAGCGCTACAACCTGGCGGTCGTGACCAACGACATCTACACCCGCGAAGACGCCGATTTTCTGGTACGCAACCAGGCCCTGGCGCCGGAACGGATCATCGGCGTGGAAACCGGCGGCTGCCCGCACACGGCGATCCGCGAAGACGCCTCGATCAACCTCGAAGCCGTGGATCAACTGAACCGACGCTTCCCGGGGCTGGATCTGATTCTGGTGGAGTCCGGAGGCGACAACCTTTCGGCCACGTTCAGCCCGGAATTGTCCGACCTGACGATTTACGTAATCGACGTCTCGGCGGGCGACAAGCTGCCGCGCAAGGGTGGGCCGGGGATCTGCAAATCCGACCTGCTGGTGATCAACAAAGTCGACCTCGCTCCGCTGGTAGGCGCGTCGCTTTCGATGATGGACAGCGACACGAAGCGCATGCGCAACGGCAAGCCGTTTGTCTTCAGCAACCAGAAAACCGGGCTGGGCCTGGAAGAAATCATCGCCTTCATCGAGCGCCAGGGCCTGCTGACCGCTGCCTGA
- a CDS encoding urease accessory protein UreF, translated as MNPAWALLRLASPQLPIGGYSYSQGLEMAVDNGRVNDSVSARRWISDQLLLNLARFEAPLLLAHCVAAATENWAELLQRCEEHRASRETRELHLESRQMGYSLQQLLNGLPELDAPARAFLEQRPEPHLALGWALAARAWHISPQDALAAWLWSWLENQLAVLMKTLPLGQQAAQRLTSELLPLLQQAQQDATRITPDHYGSAAFGLSLACMAHERQYSRLFRS; from the coding sequence ATGAACCCGGCCTGGGCGCTGTTGCGCCTGGCCAGTCCGCAATTGCCGATTGGCGGCTACAGCTATTCCCAAGGCCTGGAAATGGCGGTGGATAACGGCCGGGTGAATGATTCCGTCAGCGCCCGTCGCTGGATCAGCGATCAATTGCTGCTGAACCTGGCACGCTTCGAGGCGCCGCTGCTGCTCGCCCATTGCGTGGCCGCCGCCACAGAAAACTGGGCCGAACTGCTGCAACGCTGCGAAGAACACCGCGCCAGCCGGGAAACCCGCGAGTTGCATCTGGAGAGCCGACAAATGGGTTACTCCTTACAGCAACTGCTCAACGGCTTGCCGGAACTCGATGCACCGGCCCGCGCCTTTCTCGAACAACGCCCCGAACCGCACCTGGCCCTCGGCTGGGCGCTGGCCGCACGCGCCTGGCACATCAGCCCGCAAGACGCGCTGGCCGCATGGCTCTGGAGCTGGCTGGAAAACCAGTTGGCGGTGCTGATGAAAACCCTGCCGCTGGGCCAGCAAGCCGCGCAACGACTGACCAGCGAACTGCTGCCGCTGCTGCAACAAGCCCAGCAGGACGCCACCCGAATCACCCCCGACCACTATGGCAGCGCCGCTTTCGGGCTGTCCCTGGCGTGCATGGCCCATGAGCGCCAGTACAGCCGTCTGTTCCGTTCCTAG
- the ureE gene encoding urease accessory protein UreE, with protein MLVIHRRIDPQPVWAAELHLTFEARSKSRLRCFSAEGEDVGLFLERGQSPLTDGECLQAEDGRIVRVCARPEQLLHVTCANAFELTRAAYHLGNRHVALQVGDGWLRLLDDYVLKAMLEQLEAKVENIEAPFQPEHGAYGGGHHHSRHGDEDFNYPPKLHQFGVRQ; from the coding sequence ATGCTGGTGATTCATCGCAGAATCGACCCTCAACCCGTCTGGGCCGCCGAGTTGCACCTGACCTTCGAAGCCCGGAGCAAAAGCCGTTTGCGCTGTTTCAGTGCCGAGGGTGAAGACGTCGGGTTGTTTTTGGAGCGCGGTCAGTCGCCCCTCACTGATGGCGAATGCCTGCAGGCTGAAGACGGTCGCATCGTCCGCGTCTGCGCCCGCCCCGAACAACTGCTGCACGTCACCTGCGCCAACGCCTTCGAACTGACCCGCGCGGCCTATCACCTGGGCAATCGCCACGTCGCCCTGCAAGTCGGTGATGGCTGGTTACGCCTGCTCGACGACTACGTGCTCAAGGCCATGCTCGAACAACTTGAAGCCAAGGTCGAAAACATCGAAGCACCGTTCCAGCCAGAACACGGCGCCTATGGCGGTGGCCATCACCACTCGCGGCACGGTGACGAAGACTTCAACTACCCGCCGAAACTGCACCAATTCGGCGTGCGCCAATGA
- a CDS encoding TetR family transcriptional regulator, protein MLPRAEQKQQTRNALMDAARHLMECGRGFGSLSLREVAKTAGIVPTGFYRHFADMDELGLVLVSEVGQTFRETIRLVRHNEFVMGGIIDASVRIFLDVVSANRSQFLFLAREQYGGSLPVRLAIGRLREDISSDLAADLSLMPKLQHLDIAGLSVMADLIVKSVFATLPEIIDPPAEALPAHLTPQAKITQQLRFIFIGLKHWQGLGSTE, encoded by the coding sequence ATGCTGCCCCGCGCCGAACAGAAACAACAAACCCGCAATGCCTTGATGGACGCTGCCCGCCATTTGATGGAGTGCGGCCGAGGATTCGGCAGCCTGAGCCTGCGCGAAGTGGCGAAAACCGCGGGCATCGTCCCCACCGGTTTCTACCGGCATTTCGCCGACATGGATGAACTGGGCCTGGTGCTGGTGAGCGAAGTCGGACAAACCTTCCGCGAAACCATCCGCCTGGTGCGTCACAACGAGTTCGTCATGGGCGGCATCATCGATGCCTCTGTGCGGATTTTTCTCGACGTGGTGTCGGCCAATCGTTCGCAATTCCTGTTTCTGGCCCGCGAGCAGTACGGCGGTTCGCTACCGGTGCGCCTGGCCATCGGTCGCTTGCGCGAAGACATCAGCTCGGACCTTGCGGCCGATTTGTCGCTGATGCCAAAGCTGCAACACCTGGACATCGCCGGCCTGAGTGTCATGGCCGATCTCATCGTCAAAAGCGTGTTTGCGACCCTGCCGGAAATCATTGATCCGCCGGCCGAGGCGTTGCCCGCGCATCTGACACCACAGGCGAAAATCACACAGCAGCTGCGCTTTATCTTCATCGGCCTCAAGCACTGGCAAGGCCTGGGCAGCACGGAATAA
- a CDS encoding LysR substrate-binding domain-containing protein translates to MECSMFASLPLTALRAFESASRLLSFKAAAEELSVTPTAVSHQIRSLETWLGVPLFERLPRQVRLTECGERLFHSLHGAFLEVAQSVDTLRPQRSGTSLTISTTAAFAALWLVPRLGRFYARHPNISVRLDTHCEVIDLHQDASVDLVVRYSLDDYPNLYGLCLFDESFGVYGSPEQVAQASIRAPTLISVRWHNSKLYAHGWEAWCSQSAETWLTANPAVREYDEEHYALQAAIAGQGLVLASNILVSESVASGLLVAYRSDIQVSGAGYSALCVPGRERHPPVRAFFAWLQEEARLSGLLPRSPITSNFSPRLSLTPE, encoded by the coding sequence ATGGAGTGTTCAATGTTTGCCTCGCTGCCACTGACCGCCCTGCGCGCCTTCGAATCCGCCTCACGCCTGCTGAGTTTCAAGGCCGCCGCCGAAGAACTGTCGGTGACGCCAACGGCGGTTTCTCATCAGATCCGCTCGCTGGAAACCTGGCTCGGCGTGCCGCTGTTCGAGCGACTGCCACGGCAAGTGCGCCTGACCGAATGCGGCGAGCGTCTGTTCCACAGCCTGCACGGCGCTTTTCTGGAAGTGGCGCAAAGCGTCGACACCTTGCGCCCGCAACGCAGCGGCACCAGCCTGACAATCTCCACCACCGCCGCTTTTGCCGCCTTGTGGCTGGTACCGCGACTGGGGCGTTTTTACGCCCGGCATCCGAACATCAGCGTGCGGCTGGACACCCATTGCGAAGTCATCGATTTGCATCAGGACGCCAGCGTCGATCTGGTGGTGCGTTATAGCCTCGATGACTACCCGAACCTTTATGGCCTGTGCCTGTTCGATGAATCGTTCGGCGTTTATGGCTCGCCGGAACAGGTTGCACAGGCCAGCATCCGCGCACCGACGTTGATCAGCGTGCGTTGGCACAACTCGAAGCTGTACGCCCATGGCTGGGAAGCGTGGTGCTCGCAGTCAGCAGAAACCTGGCTGACGGCAAACCCGGCGGTCCGCGAATACGACGAAGAGCATTACGCGCTGCAAGCAGCGATCGCCGGACAAGGCCTGGTGCTGGCGAGCAATATCCTGGTGTCCGAGAGCGTGGCCAGTGGTTTGTTGGTGGCTTACCGGAGTGACATTCAGGTGAGTGGCGCCGGTTACAGCGCGCTGTGCGTACCGGGTCGTGAACGCCATCCGCCAGTGCGGGCGTTTTTTGCGTGGTTGCAGGAGGAAGCCCGATTGTCTGGCTTGTTGCCAAGATCGCCAATCACATCAAACTTTTCGCCGCGCTTGTCACTCACACCGGAGTAG
- a CDS encoding FMN-dependent NADH-azoreductase: MNTILAIHASPRGERSHSRRLAEVFLGAWQARHPQAQLTRREVGRALIPPVNEAFVAAAFYPEPEARPLTMQADLAFSDELVAELLGHDLLLISTPMHNFSVPSGLKAWIDQIVRLGLTFNHTLDNGVAQYEPLVHGKKALIVTSRGGFGFGPGGELEALNHADTLLRTALGFIGITDVTVVAAEGEESAERTFEISVAEAEQRLLTLAREC, encoded by the coding sequence ATGAACACAATTCTTGCCATTCACGCCAGCCCACGGGGCGAACGTTCCCACTCCCGTCGCCTGGCCGAAGTGTTTCTCGGCGCCTGGCAGGCCCGCCATCCGCAAGCGCAACTGACTCGTCGCGAAGTCGGACGGGCGTTGATTCCTCCGGTCAACGAAGCGTTTGTGGCCGCCGCGTTTTACCCCGAGCCCGAGGCGCGGCCGCTGACGATGCAGGCCGACCTCGCGTTCAGCGATGAACTGGTCGCCGAGTTGCTGGGCCACGATCTGCTGCTGATTTCCACGCCGATGCACAACTTCAGCGTGCCCAGCGGCCTCAAGGCGTGGATCGATCAAATCGTGCGGCTCGGGCTGACCTTCAATCACACGCTGGACAATGGTGTCGCGCAATACGAGCCGTTGGTGCACGGCAAGAAAGCGCTGATCGTCACCAGCCGTGGCGGGTTCGGTTTCGGTCCCGGTGGTGAACTGGAAGCCTTGAACCATGCCGATACGCTGTTGCGCACGGCGCTGGGGTTTATCGGCATTACCGACGTGACCGTCGTGGCCGCCGAGGGTGAGGAATCCGCCGAGCGCACCTTCGAGATCTCCGTCGCCGAGGCCGAGCAGCGTTTGCTGACGCTGGCCAGGGAGTGCTAG
- a CDS encoding DMT family transporter, with product MAWVFLLIAAGFEVTFAMGMKYAEGFTRLWPSLITVVAAVGGIYFLTLAMRELPVSIAYPIWTAIGSLGTVFLGFALLGESLTAVKLVSVGLIVAGVAGLK from the coding sequence ATGGCCTGGGTGTTTTTGCTGATCGCCGCCGGGTTCGAAGTCACCTTTGCCATGGGCATGAAGTATGCCGAAGGCTTCACCCGGCTCTGGCCGTCACTGATCACGGTAGTGGCGGCGGTGGGCGGGATTTACTTCCTGACCCTGGCGATGCGCGAATTGCCGGTGAGCATCGCTTACCCGATCTGGACCGCCATCGGTTCGCTGGGCACAGTGTTTCTCGGGTTTGCGTTGCTCGGCGAAAGCCTGACGGCGGTCAAACTGGTATCGGTCGGATTGATCGTGGCGGGGGTGGCGGGGCTGAAATAG
- a CDS encoding esterase/lipase family protein yields the protein MSQGSATRYPLVLVPGMLGFIRLVLYPYWYGIVAALRHGGATVIAVQVSPLHSTEVRGEQLLARIDEILRETGAEKVNLIGHSQGSLTARYAAAKRPDRVASVTSVAGPNHGSELADYLHKHYPADSARGRLLAFFLRIIGALMSLLETGYRGPKLPVDIHASHESLTTAGVALFNQRYPQGLPETWGGHGPEEVNGVRYYSWSGTLQPGKTDRGRNLFDGTNRSCRLFAKTFVREVGHCDGMVGRYSSHLGTVIGDEYPLDHFDIVNQSLGLVGKGAEPIRLFVEHAARLKAAGV from the coding sequence ATGTCGCAAGGTTCTGCCACGCGTTATCCGTTGGTGCTGGTCCCGGGAATGCTCGGGTTTATCCGTCTGGTGCTTTATCCGTACTGGTACGGGATCGTGGCGGCGTTGCGCCACGGAGGGGCGACGGTGATTGCGGTTCAAGTGTCGCCGCTGCACTCGACTGAAGTGCGCGGTGAACAATTGCTGGCGCGGATCGATGAAATCCTGCGCGAAACCGGTGCCGAGAAGGTCAACCTGATCGGCCACAGCCAAGGCTCACTGACCGCCCGTTACGCCGCCGCCAAACGCCCGGATCGCGTGGCTTCCGTGACCTCGGTGGCAGGCCCCAATCACGGCTCGGAACTGGCGGATTACTTGCACAAACATTACCCGGCGGACAGCGCGAGGGGGCGGCTGCTGGCGTTTTTTCTTCGGATCATCGGTGCGTTGATGAGTTTGCTGGAGACGGGTTATCGCGGGCCGAAGCTGCCGGTGGACATCCACGCGTCCCATGAATCGCTGACGACGGCGGGTGTGGCGTTGTTCAACCAACGTTATCCACAGGGCTTGCCTGAAACATGGGGCGGGCACGGGCCGGAAGAGGTCAACGGCGTGCGCTATTACTCGTGGTCCGGCACGTTGCAGCCAGGCAAGACCGATCGCGGGCGCAATCTGTTCGACGGGACAAACCGCAGTTGTCGGCTGTTTGCCAAAACCTTCGTGCGTGAAGTCGGGCATTGCGACGGGATGGTCGGGCGTTACAGCTCGCATCTGGGCACGGTAATTGGCGATGAGTATCCGCTGGATCACTTTGACATCGTCAACCAATCGCTGGGGTTGGTGGGGAAGGGGGCCGAACCGATCCGGTTGTTTGTCGAGCATGCGGCGCGGTTGAAGGCCGCCGGGGTTTAG
- a CDS encoding DMT family transporter: MQYAYPLLAIFIWAGNTVITKMSAGAIFPAEIGFYRWLLAGLLFTPFMLKPVIAHWSAIRPNLGKIFILGVLGMAVYQSLAYFAATLTSATNMGIILSLMPLMSLAMAIVSLGQRLTAGALAGAVLSFGGVLVVVSSGSLSALLEHGVNLGDAMMLIATLAYAIYSTLLKKWQLRLPPLVLLYLQVWVAVVVLFPLFAVSPKIGPTLQNIPLVLYACLLASMVAPLAWMQAVVRLGPSRTTLFFNLLPVITALIAALVLHEQLAMYHLVGGMLTLGGVIVSERWTMVLGRKVSVA; this comes from the coding sequence ATGCAATACGCTTATCCCCTGCTGGCCATTTTCATTTGGGCTGGCAACACCGTGATCACCAAAATGTCGGCCGGGGCGATCTTCCCGGCGGAGATCGGTTTTTACCGCTGGCTGCTGGCCGGATTGTTGTTCACACCGTTCATGCTCAAACCGGTGATCGCCCACTGGTCGGCCATCCGCCCGAACCTGGGCAAGATTTTCATCCTCGGCGTGCTGGGCATGGCGGTTTATCAGAGCCTGGCGTACTTCGCGGCGACGCTGACCTCCGCCACCAACATGGGCATCATCCTGTCGCTGATGCCGTTGATGTCGCTGGCCATGGCCATCGTCAGCCTGGGCCAGCGCCTGACCGCCGGCGCGCTGGCCGGTGCGGTGTTGTCGTTTGGCGGTGTGTTGGTGGTGGTGTCGTCCGGCAGCCTCAGTGCATTGCTTGAGCACGGGGTGAATCTGGGCGATGCAATGATGCTGATCGCCACGCTGGCCTATGCGATTTACAGCACGCTGCTGAAAAAATGGCAGCTGCGTTTGCCGCCGCTGGTGTTGTTGTATCTGCAGGTGTGGGTGGCGGTGGTGGTGCTGTTTCCGTTGTTCGCCGTGTCGCCGAAAATCGGTCCGACGCTGCAGAATATTCCGCTGGTTCTGTATGCCTGCCTGCTGGCGTCGATGGTTGCGCCGCTCGCATGGATGCAGGCCGTGGTGCGTCTGGGACCGAGCCGGACGACGCTGTTTTTCAATTTGCTGCCGGTGATTACCGCATTGATTGCCGCGCTGGTGTTGCATGAGCAATTGGCGATGTATCACCTGGTGGGCGGGATGTTGACGTTGGGTGGGGTGATTGTTTCGGAGCGTTGGACCATGGTGTTGGGCCGTAAGGTTAGCGTCGCCTGA
- a CDS encoding AraC family transcriptional regulator — MSSKHIDLLDFSELPAPVYFRYADFNSHEYASAHRHPWGTLEYSANGVLHMEIGSSRFMSPPQYAVWVPPQIEHSFYSNQPINYRAVCLAPALCHELPKQACTLAISDILKAILKDFAARDVKIPEQETDQRLAQVLVDQLQQAPIHQCYLPYASSPGLLGILEALQVEPGDNRPLSAWAEQIHVSERTLARQFVRELGMSFGEWRQRLRFLVAIEALDSHRSIQEIAFDMGYSTGSAFIAMFQRQAGCTPEQYRRSHLPGRKL; from the coding sequence ATGAGCAGCAAACACATCGACCTGCTGGATTTCAGCGAGTTGCCCGCGCCGGTGTACTTCCGCTACGCCGACTTCAATAGCCACGAATATGCCTCGGCCCACCGTCACCCCTGGGGCACCCTGGAGTATTCGGCCAACGGTGTGTTGCACATGGAAATCGGCAGCAGCCGTTTCATGTCGCCGCCGCAATACGCCGTGTGGGTGCCGCCGCAGATCGAGCACAGTTTCTACAGCAATCAACCGATCAACTACCGCGCCGTCTGCCTGGCGCCGGCGCTGTGCCACGAACTGCCGAAGCAGGCCTGCACCCTGGCGATCAGCGACATCCTCAAGGCAATCCTCAAGGACTTCGCCGCCCGTGACGTGAAGATTCCCGAGCAAGAGACCGACCAACGCCTGGCCCAAGTGCTGGTGGATCAGCTGCAGCAGGCGCCCATTCACCAATGCTACTTGCCCTACGCCAGCAGTCCCGGGCTGCTCGGGATTCTGGAAGCCTTGCAGGTTGAGCCCGGAGATAACCGGCCACTGTCGGCATGGGCCGAGCAGATTCACGTCAGCGAGCGCACCCTGGCGCGGCAGTTTGTGCGCGAGTTGGGCATGAGTTTCGGCGAGTGGCGGCAGCGTTTGCGTTTTCTGGTGGCGATCGAAGCGCTGGACAGTCATCGCAGCATTCAGGAAATCGCGTTCGACATGGGCTACAGCACCGGGTCGGCGTTTATCGCCATGTTCCAGCGCCAGGCCGGGTGTACGCCGGAGCAGTATCGCCGAAGCCATCTGCCGGGCAGGAAGCTGTAA
- a CDS encoding PsiF family protein: protein MTMLRVPLLMIGLLLCSQGFAATAQQNKMTTCNADATAKSLKGDERKAFMSTCLKAAPAANDAKALTPQQEKMKTCNADAATKALKGDERKAFMSDCLKKK from the coding sequence ATGACGATGTTGCGTGTCCCTTTGTTGATGATCGGTTTGCTGCTCTGCTCCCAGGGCTTCGCCGCCACTGCCCAACAGAACAAGATGACCACCTGCAATGCCGACGCTACCGCGAAAAGCCTCAAGGGCGATGAGCGCAAAGCCTTCATGAGCACCTGCCTTAAAGCCGCGCCAGCCGCCAATGACGCGAAAGCCCTGACCCCTCAGCAAGAGAAGATGAAAACCTGCAATGCCGATGCCGCGACCAAGGCCCTCAAGGGTGATGAGCGCAAGGCGTTCATGAGTGATTGCCTGAAGAAGAAATAA
- a CDS encoding AI-2E family transporter, with protein MPTFSQRQVLLLISWVIIFGGLLLVIPLRLLPSLLAGLLVFELVNMLTPQLQRLIEGRRARWLAVALLGTLVVSVLTLIFAGAFSFLLHEAENPGASLDKFMLVVDRARGQLPPFIDAYLPASAAEFRVAIGEWMSKHLSDLQLVGKDAAHMFVTLLIGMVLGAIIALQRVPDLTKRKPLAAALFDRLHLLVQAFRNIVFAQIKISLLNTFFTGIFLAVVLPMFGIKLPLTKTLIVLTFLLGLLPVIGNLMSNTLITIVGLSLSIWVAVAALGYLIVIHKLEYFLNARIVGGQISAKSWELLLAMLVFEAAFGLPGVVAGPIYYAYLKSELKQVGMV; from the coding sequence ATGCCAACGTTTTCTCAACGCCAAGTCTTGCTGCTCATCAGTTGGGTCATCATCTTTGGTGGTTTGCTGCTGGTGATTCCGTTGCGCTTGCTGCCAAGCCTGCTGGCCGGTCTGCTGGTGTTCGAACTGGTCAACATGCTCACCCCGCAATTGCAGCGACTGATCGAAGGTCGGCGTGCGCGCTGGCTGGCGGTGGCGTTACTGGGGACGTTGGTGGTCAGTGTGCTGACGCTGATCTTTGCCGGCGCCTTCAGTTTCCTGCTGCATGAGGCGGAAAACCCCGGCGCTTCCCTCGATAAATTCATGCTCGTGGTCGACCGCGCTCGCGGTCAGTTGCCGCCGTTCATCGACGCTTACCTGCCGGCCAGCGCCGCCGAGTTTCGCGTGGCGATTGGCGAGTGGATGAGCAAACACCTCAGCGATCTTCAACTGGTGGGCAAGGACGCGGCGCACATGTTCGTGACGTTGCTGATCGGCATGGTGCTCGGCGCGATCATCGCCCTGCAACGGGTGCCGGACCTGACCAAGCGCAAGCCGCTGGCCGCCGCACTGTTTGATCGCTTGCACCTGTTGGTCCAGGCGTTCCGCAACATCGTGTTCGCACAGATCAAGATTTCCCTGCTCAACACCTTCTTCACCGGGATTTTCCTGGCGGTGGTCCTGCCGATGTTCGGCATCAAACTACCGCTGACCAAAACCCTGATCGTGCTGACCTTCCTGCTCGGCCTGTTGCCGGTGATCGGCAACCTGATGTCGAACACGCTGATCACCATCGTCGGTTTGTCGCTGTCGATCTGGGTCGCGGTGGCCGCGCTGGGTTATCTGATTGTTATCCACAAGCTCGAATACTTCCTCAACGCGCGCATTGTCGGCGGGCAGATCAGTGCCAAGTCGTGGGAGTTGCTGTTGGCGATGCTGGTGTTCGAGGCAGCGTTCGGCCTGCCGGGGGTGGTGGCGGGGCCGATTTATTACGCGTATTTGAAGAGTGAGTTGAAGCAGGTGGGGATGGTTTGA